The genomic stretch GATATTGACAAAAACTATATTATATGCTATGCTTTTATGTTTGCTGTGCTAATTAAACAGCAAATATTCAGGTTCGTTGAAAAATAATCTTTCGGTTAAAATAGCGCTAAATGGTTTTTGGCGTTGTTTCAACCGAAGGATTCACAAGAATTCCATCGGTCCGATAGTATACGAACAAGAATAAAAGTAATGAATAGTTAAGGAGAAAAAGAAGAAAACAGGTGATTAACATGGTAGATGCAAAAACAATAGGTATCGGAGCGGTAATAGTGCTGGTTATACTGGCATTCAGCGGATGGAGCATGTATATCGGACTGAACAATGCAAGACTCGACGCGGACAAGGCAAGAAGTGATGTCGCTGTCAAAATGAAAGACAGGCATGATGTCATACCTGCATTTATAAATGCTGCCGAAGCCAGTTTCAAGGCTCAGGATAAGATTCTTACAAACTATGCGAAGAACAGAGAAGGTTTGGATCGGGCAGAGAAACTATATAACGAAGCTCGTAACAATTCAGATGATCCTGACGCGCCTGTAAAGATGGCTGAGGCTATCAGAGAGGCACAGAATAGTTTTGAAGGCATAATCATAAATGCCCGCCAGGAATCGGTACCTGATGTAGATATTGAGGCGCTTATTCGGCTACAGAATGAAATTTCTGTGAGGCAGAATGTGATCTCGGGTTTCTGGCTCGACTACAATGCGGTTGTAAACGAATATAACAAAAAGGTTACAAACCCGCCTTCATCGATCGTGGCATCTTTCTTTGGCTTCAAGACAAGAAAGACATTTGAAGCCACTGCCGAAGAAGAGGCAATGCCAGACACAAAGATAAACGTTTAATCGGATTGGAGAACCCAATCCCTTTATTTTAAAGAGGTGAAGTTATGAATTTTGACAGAGATTACGGAAATGAAAGAAAGGGAAAACCTTCGAAAATAGTGATTTCGGCTATAATAGCAATGATCTTGGTCGGGCTGTATTTATTAGTGCCTGCGACAAGCAAAGCAATATATGCACCCCCCAGAGAGAACATCACAGTCGTAACCAATCTGCCATATCCTCCTTTTGAGGACTTGGCAGGCGGTGAATTCACCGGTTTGGATATCGATATTGCATATAAATTCGGGGACAAATACAACACAAGAGTGATTGTGACGGACGTTCCTGAATTTGATGACATATTCCTGGCATTGAAAGACGGAAAGGCGGATATGGCTATTTCGGCCATTACGATCAGTTCCGGCAATTCCAGCAGAAGCAATTTATCCGATTTTTCAATTGGATATTACAATGCTTCACAGGCAGTGCTAGCTATGGAAAATGGAAAGTTCAAGATCGCAAACGAATTATTCGCGGGCGATTTCAAGGGCATGAGGGTGGGATATCAGGGATCCACCACAAATGAAGGCTGGGCAGCGGCAAATCTGTTCGGAAAAGTAGATCTTGCCGGCAATGTATCCTTCGGCGATGTCGACAGCGGATTACAGATATTGAGATCCGGCGATATTGACGGGATCATTTTGGATGAACCGGCCGCACGCGCTCTTGAAAAGAAAAATCCCGGAATGGTGGTTGCTGGAGTTATCAACAACACTCAAGAGGAATATGGGATAGCCGTGAAGAAAGGCGATCCGAAAAAACTGCTCCCGAAGATCAACGAGCTCATCAAAGAGCTGAAAGGGAACGGGGAGTATGAGAAATTGATCAAGAAGCACTTCGGAGGCGGTCAGAAATGAAAACGATAACCGCATATCTGATGCTGTTCCTTGTCGTTTCTTTGTCGATTCCTATGGTGTTGGCACAAGAAAATACGGTCCCGAGGGGAAAGTATATATACGATGAAAGAGGAACCTTGAGCATTCAAGATACTCTCTTTCTGAGTTCTTCCTTATGGAAGCTGGATGCGAAAACGGGATATCAAACCGTGTATGTGTTTCCAAAGGACAATCTTACCGAAAGGGAAATGGCGAAGTGGTTCAATGATCACGGAGTGGGAAATGCCAAAACCGAAACCGGTTTAGCTTTCTTCATATTTCCGGACAATTCCGTTTTCGGAATGATCGGAAGAAAACATGATCGGATCGGAACACCATATCTGTCGTATTTTTCGGCAAGATCTCTTGCTGGCATAGAGAATGACAGAACAAGGGCTCTGAACAATCTGACGTTTGATCTGAAGAAAGAATTGGGAGTTTCAGCGACATACGAGAGAGCATATAATACCGGAAAGGCGGTGGCGGATAACTTTCACATAATCATGGGCTGGGCATTTATGATCTCTTTGTTTGTGTTGCTATACAAACAGAAAGATGGCTACCAGTCGAGTGATCTTGTTTTGCCAGCGATCATTTTGGTCCTCACACTTTTCGCGGTGGGCATAATGTCGCTTGGCTCAAATGACAGTTTGCCGTCATACACAAAAGAATTCGGCATAACAACTTCCACGAAGCTGAAAGACCACGAATATACAGAACGTCATTGCAGCGGATCTGGTGATGACGAGATTTGCTGGTGGGACCGTCATACGGAATACTTCAATTATGTGACCATAACATCATATGATTTTAAGGTCTATAATTACCGGTTCTACAGCAAAGACAATAAATGGGCATGGGAACGGAAGGAAGGAGAACTACTTGGATTGGATGTGTACATTCAAGGAAATTCAGTCTCATCGGTAGAATTACCGGTCAGAGATAATTCGGGCGGTCGCACGGAGTATATGGGAACCTGGATTAAGACGACGAACGTAACAAAAAAATAAAGGCAGTGAACGCACTGTCCTTTTTTTATGGATAAAAAGTCCCCTCTCGAGAGGGGCAGGGGTGTGTGGGTTGGGAAGCGAGGCCAGACCTTGGAAATAACGGAAAATCATTGGCAGAGCGGAGAGGGTGGGATTTGAACCCACGGTCCCGATGAAGAGACGCTGGTTTTCGAAACCAGTACGTTAAACCGCTCTGTCACCTCTCCGCTCTGTCAATGATTGTTGAGAATTTTATATAAACAAGCAACTAGGTTTGCAGATTACCATATTGGAGGATTTTCCGCCTTCGGCGGACCAGTCGCAGGCCGGCGAAACCAGTACGTTAAACCCTGTCTTCCGGCCCGCTTCGCCGAAGGCTGACAGCGAGGCGAGCATGCAGGCGCTCTGTCACCTCTCCGGAATTGGGATGTAGAAAGTCGAAAGTGGCAGGTAGAAAGAACAATATCAAACTACTTACTACTAATCCACTTTATCACATAATGAAAAAAAGAAAAGAGTATTTACTCTTTATCTTATCGGTGAAAGCCTTTCTCTGAATACTTTTAAATTGTGGATAAAAGTATCATATATTCTTTTTAGGCGGGGCCTTTTGTCCCCGGCTTTCGCGGATCTTATCAAAATATCATTTATTTCGAATTCTTTTTCCGCTGGCATTCTATCATCCTCTTTCTGAGCTCTAGTCTATAGGGAAAAATGAACTAAGTCAATAATGTGGTGGCAAAAAAAACGCCCCATGGCGAGCCAGGCGTTTCTGTCATATGTCGGACTATTTTGAAGCCAGTTTATAGGCGATTGCCATAATGATCGCCCCAAGGAGCAATATCGAGGAAATTATGGGAAGTATCTTGTATTTACTCATATGGGGTAATGTAAGTTATGGTGTTGGTCATTGAACAGACGTTAGGATGTCTATAAATTTGAATGTATCGTCTTTTGTCGTTGCGATAACGAGAATGTTTTTGTGGATGAAATAGTCTATTGCAGAGTCCTTGTCCGGGAGGGAAACATATCTTATGCTGATATTCTTATAGCTTCCGGCCTGGAAATAGCTGTTTTGTATATCAGAGGTTCTGTCCGAGATGAACAGCGGATTCAATCCGTCTTTCATCTTTATCCTGTCTTTTTCCCAACTGTTCATTGTGGTTTGCATGGATTCCGGAGATTTCAATCTGATCGCTATTGCGAATCTCATTGTCAGCTTGGATGTTTTGGAAATTATTAAGCTATAGTCGTTTTCAGTCGCGCCCATGAAGTTCTGGGGCAAGGCTGGTACATTGAAACCGATCCCCCCAAGAGCGTTTTTCAGGTCGACGATATCCCCCTTATCATTTTTAATAATAAGCCTGAATAATTTTAAGTTCGGATCCGATGCGAATTTCTTGCCGGCCTCATCCCTGAGGGCAGTGGGGTTTTTCAGTTTCTCTGCGGTTATTTCAAGAGAATCCTTTATCTGGGAAAGTTCTTTGAGTTCGTTCCCTGTGATCACAGGCACTATAATATCGGGCGGTTTGACCTCGATCTTTGAAAGATAGCCATAGAGGGCCGCTCCTCCGATCACAATGACCAGAACGGCAAGGATCAGGATATTTCTCAGGAATGGAGAGGACCTGATGTGATATTTGCTCATTATCCTTTCTCTTAACCTCTTCTTCTCTTCCTTCTCGGAAATGACAATATTCTTCGCGACCGCTACCCTGCTTTCAAGGTCCTTAAGGTTTGCGTCCAGGTGGCGCTCTTCTATGTGTTTTCTGATCGAGCTGTAGTGTTCTTGTTTTCCGAAAACCAGCCTGCTTGTCGGAGAAACATACTGGGAGTCCAGATAGTTCCTGCGAGCTTTTGTAAGCTCATCTTCTTTTTTCAAGTCCGATTTCGAGCTGCTTTTTATGACTCCTGAGGTATTTTCAAATTCATTTATTTTTTCCGGTTTAATGATGGATGACTGTTTTTCCTGAGGGAGATTCGAGAATTTTTCCTCTACGCTTTCTATTTTTGCGGCGGAAAGAGTTTTATCCTCGGAGATCTTTTTGAAATAATCTTTGGCATCCGTTTTTTTTGCCGGGGTTGCCGCCGAGGTATTCTTTTCTTCAGTTTTCCGGTTTTCGGCAGGGACCTGCATGGCCTCCTTGTCGTTTTTGGCTGTTTGAACGGGCGCGGTTTCTGTCACGGGCTTGGCTTGCGAGATCTCTTTTTCCAAGCCGAACAAGCGTTCTCTTATTTTCTTCATTATGGGTTTTTCTTCTCCCGACCCCGTATTTTTTATAGGAACGGTTTTCTGTTCCGGAGAAGTTACCAGTGTTTCTTTGATCCCGAGAGACTTTAGAGAAGGTTTTTCGGCGGGTTTGATGAGCTTGTCCAGGTATGTTGTTGCGGCCGGTGCTGCTGTTTTTTTGGCTTGCATACTCGGGACAGCGGACGTCCTGGCGGGCGCTTGGGGTATCGCTTTCACTTCGGAATCGGTTATGACAGTGTCAGATCTTTTGTTCCTTGACATTTTTTCGAGAAGCTCTTTCAATTCATTCTCTTTTTTCGTAATACTTTCCAAAACTTCCTTTGTCTCTGTGATTTTTTCTTCCAAGGCGCGGCCATTTGCCTGCGGTGCGGGCTGTTCGGCTGGAATGGCCTTTTCCATAATGTTTTTTGCGCTTATCATCTTTTCCGGCGCGGTTTCCGGCTTTTTTTCTTCAGATGCCGGCGTTGGTCTTGAAACCGGCTTTATCAGTGTATTCAAGTCGGGTTTTTCAAACGGTGTTTTATCTGCAATCGGAGTTTTCAAAGGCTCTATGATCTTTTCCGGCTCCTGTTTGGGTATTACGGAAGGTTTCACGGCAGGCAGCGCTATCTTGGCGGCAATTGCCGGTTCTTTTTGCGGTTCTGTATCCGGCACTATCTCTTTTTCTTTGTCCTCAGACGCTGTCAGCGGTTTTTCGCGTTCGCCCTCTCTTTTCGATATCCTGTCGATAAGAGCTTTGAGCTCGGTTGCTTCTGAGGTTGAGGTTTTTATATCTGGAATGTATGATGGTGCAGCTGTTTTTTGGCTTGAGGGTGGAACAACTCCTGATTTGTTCTTTGAAAGCCTGTCAACGATATTGCGGAGTTCCTTGGTTTTCAGGTCATGGCCTTCGGAATCGTTTTTTGGCAATGGAAAACCGGCACTCGGTTTTTGGCCGGGCAGCACGCTCGAAGTTCCGGATGAAAGCGTTGCAGACTTCTGCTGCTTTTCGGGAATTTTCATGGATTGGGACACCTTGTTCTCTATTTCGAGAAGGTCGTCTTTCATTGTTTTTATTTTTGTACCGTTCGACATGTATGTTTATTTTATCTCATCGATCAACTCATAAAACATGCGATAGTATGATCTACCGAATTCGCATGCTATATGACAGCAATCTTATAAATAAGCTATATGCCTTTGTGTGTAAGGTTTATCCTGCCCTGAGAATCGATCTCTTTCACTTTGACCGCAATGACATCGCCAATCTTTACGACATCTTCAACCCTGTTCACTCTGGTCGGGGCAAGTTCGGAAATATGCACGAGGCCTTCTTGGCCGGGGAGTATCTCAACGAAAGCTCCGAAGTTCATTATTCTGGTGACCTTTCCCTGGAAAAGTTCTCCGGGAGCGACTTCGCGCACTATATTTTTGATCCAGGCGGCGGCTTTTATTGCAGCTTCGGCATTTTTTGAGGTTATCATAACGAGTCCGTCATCTTCAATATCGATGGTCACTCCGGTGTCGGCAATTATTTCGTTTATAACTTTTCCGCCAGGCCCGATGACATCGCGGATCTTGTCAGTGTTGATCCTGAAGGAGGTTATTCTGGGAGCATAAACAGAGAGGTCTTTTCTGGATTCCGGTATGGCCTTTTTCATTATCTCCATTATCTTGAGCCTTGCGTCTTTAGCTTTTGCAAGGGTTTTTTCGATTATTTCAACGGTTATTCCTTCGATCTTTACATCAAGTTGGATGGCGGTCACTCCATTTTCTGTTCCCGCTATCTTGAAATCCATGTCTCCATGATGATCTTCCGGTCCCTGAATATCGGTTAGTATGGTATAATCTTTTTCATCTTTCATGATGAGCCCCATGGCAATTCCGGCGGCGGCTCTTGGGATCGGTACGCCGGCATCCATGAGCGCGAGAGAGCTTCCGCAAACGCTTGCCATCGAGCTTGATCCGTTCGATGAAAGGGTTTCAGAAACGAGCCTGATCGTATATGGGAAACTTTCCTTGTCCGGTATCAGGGGTTCGATAGCTTTTTCAGCCAATGCTCCGTGTCCGATCTCGCGGCGTCCGGGTCCTCGCATCGGAGCGACTTCTCCCACTGAGAATGCCGGGAAAGAATAGTGATGCATGAATCTTTTTGTCCCTTCTTCTTCCATGCCGTCGAGGGTCTGTTCGTCTCCCGGAGCTCCGAGAGTGGCGATTGTGAGGGCCTGCGTCGCTCCCCTGTTGAAAAGTCCCGTTCCGTGAGTCCTTGGAAGTATTCCGACACTTGCGCTGATCGGCCTCAGTTCGTCCATTTTTCTTCCGTCAGGCCTCTTCTTTTCATCGAGTACA from Candidatus Paceibacterota bacterium encodes the following:
- a CDS encoding polyribonucleotide nucleotidyltransferase yields the protein MDIKTFKREIAGRTMTIEAGKLAGQANGSVTIQYGDTVILATATMSGHVREGMNYFPLMCDYEERLYAAGKIKGSRFIKREGRPSDEAILSGRIVDRTIRPLFNGRTRNDIQVVLTVLSVDQETDPDYLAVIGASAALAISDIPWDGPVGAVRAAKVDEKIVINPSYEQRKKSQYNIIVTGKIGRVNMIEAEGKEVPESDIVEAVKAIEDTIKDVIDFQNEIISKIGKKKKAVKVLQADEKTEDEIKKFLHGKLNALMTEKDKDKQAEIKTKLNEELKTFAVEKFGEDIMKIADLIVEEEMDSLLRKYVLDEKKRPDGRKMDELRPISASVGILPRTHGTGLFNRGATQALTIATLGAPGDEQTLDGMEEEGTKRFMHHYSFPAFSVGEVAPMRGPGRREIGHGALAEKAIEPLIPDKESFPYTIRLVSETLSSNGSSSMASVCGSSLALMDAGVPIPRAAAGIAMGLIMKDEKDYTILTDIQGPEDHHGDMDFKIAGTENGVTAIQLDVKIEGITVEIIEKTLAKAKDARLKIMEIMKKAIPESRKDLSVYAPRITSFRINTDKIRDVIGPGGKVINEIIADTGVTIDIEDDGLVMITSKNAEAAIKAAAWIKNIVREVAPGELFQGKVTRIMNFGAFVEILPGQEGLVHISELAPTRVNRVEDVVKIGDVIAVKVKEIDSQGRINLTHKGI
- a CDS encoding ABC transporter substrate-binding protein yields the protein MNFDRDYGNERKGKPSKIVISAIIAMILVGLYLLVPATSKAIYAPPRENITVVTNLPYPPFEDLAGGEFTGLDIDIAYKFGDKYNTRVIVTDVPEFDDIFLALKDGKADMAISAITISSGNSSRSNLSDFSIGYYNASQAVLAMENGKFKIANELFAGDFKGMRVGYQGSTTNEGWAAANLFGKVDLAGNVSFGDVDSGLQILRSGDIDGIILDEPAARALEKKNPGMVVAGVINNTQEEYGIAVKKGDPKKLLPKINELIKELKGNGEYEKLIKKHFGGGQK
- a CDS encoding LemA family protein, with the translated sequence MVDAKTIGIGAVIVLVILAFSGWSMYIGLNNARLDADKARSDVAVKMKDRHDVIPAFINAAEASFKAQDKILTNYAKNREGLDRAEKLYNEARNNSDDPDAPVKMAEAIREAQNSFEGIIINARQESVPDVDIEALIRLQNEISVRQNVISGFWLDYNAVVNEYNKKVTNPPSSIVASFFGFKTRKTFEATAEEEAMPDTKINV